Proteins from one Spirochaetota bacterium genomic window:
- a CDS encoding 4Fe-4S dicluster domain-containing protein, protein MAIDLDKCTGCGTCTIACSQENNLPLFEDDSDLVKRVQFMDLMKVTNDRDAKYPNVEVCYIPKMCQHCDGNDPKNPKPPCVSVCPVVATDVGDDGVVSQVWSRCIGCRYCQASCPYEARAFNWWKPRHEGSFKNSLNTDVSVPSRGTVIKCQFCSHIWKRERDKAAAKGELDINAVTYTPACVASCPTKAMVFGDLDDPNSEISQLLEKEKKRKFRLVHTIDDKDEKTKEKMMHIKNFPNPKVYYLTSKAWIKEMMKFK, encoded by the coding sequence ATGGCTATAGATCTGGACAAGTGCACGGGCTGCGGCACATGCACCATCGCCTGTTCTCAAGAAAACAATTTGCCTCTGTTCGAGGATGATTCCGACCTGGTGAAGCGCGTTCAGTTCATGGACCTGATGAAGGTCACCAACGACCGCGATGCCAAGTACCCCAATGTCGAGGTCTGCTATATACCGAAGATGTGCCAGCACTGCGACGGGAACGATCCGAAAAACCCGAAGCCGCCCTGCGTGTCGGTATGCCCGGTCGTGGCAACCGACGTCGGAGATGACGGCGTTGTCAGCCAGGTCTGGTCGCGCTGCATCGGATGCCGGTACTGCCAGGCCTCATGTCCCTACGAGGCCCGGGCCTTCAACTGGTGGAAACCGAGACACGAGGGCTCCTTCAAGAATTCATTGAATACCGACGTATCAGTGCCGTCGCGCGGAACCGTCATCAAGTGCCAGTTCTGCAGCCATATCTGGAAGCGCGAGCGCGACAAGGCTGCGGCCAAGGGCGAGCTTGACATCAACGCCGTCACCTACACGCCGGCCTGCGTCGCCTCCTGCCCGACCAAGGCTATGGTCTTCGGCGACCTGGATGATCCGAACTCGGAAATCAGCCAGCTTCTTGAAAAGGAAAAGAAGCGGAAGTTCCGCCTTGTCCACACAATTGACGACAAGGACGAGAAGACGAAAGAAAAGATGATGCATATCAAGAATTTCCCCAATCCGAAGGTCTACTACCTCACCAGCAAGGCCTGGATCAAGGAAATGATGAAATTCAAATAG
- a CDS encoding molybdopterin-dependent oxidoreductase has translation MKKIERKDFIMMGGGAVVGGLTGYVFSGAPFLGLQWLVEWTQDQYVPVPGREAYLKTICDACREKCEMSIRMIGDRAVKIESSNSGCPFSQNALQLLYHSERIDAPLKRTGKKGTVKPSAFEKVTWEEALTAVAKKMNSLVAAKKGGLIAGISKNENLTAALLNRLIKSAGSGNSYYEPSLASLSQAALGGFVDYDFSNADYILSFGARLFEGWGTACVMNKALVDMKQKGAKLVQADAVCTRTASLADQWLPVKPGTELILAMGIANCLKKKGRAAGGGDWMAVVDAYTPDKVAALTGLKAKQIEDVANAFAAARSPIAVAGRGGAGVSSSAAELMAVYALNAMVGARGAQLKKIQGLGEPALGADAAAILKDAKKFAGLDDFIKNGNFEMLFINEADPVYKSVYGADLATKMEKAFVVGIMPLLNDTAMYADYIFPSLSFLESESAAGAAPVKAYEKAIHAGDAIIKLAQKVDGAKANFNWNGYVDLVKTYGGAAGAGAVNFNAKVLKDTLAALEKTLKATAEFPVALIPTEVTFVGDGDGLAFPYVLKAIDDKTYSEGKLWVMINRETADKQGVSEGERIDIESSRGEIGSVKAHLTDIVAPDTIAIPLGFGHKAYTKYAKKKGVNPKEIMASDIDPLTGAANWWLTRVKIS, from the coding sequence ATGAAAAAAATAGAAAGAAAAGATTTCATAATGATGGGCGGCGGCGCCGTCGTCGGCGGTCTCACCGGATACGTCTTTTCCGGGGCTCCCTTTCTCGGTCTGCAGTGGCTCGTCGAGTGGACCCAGGACCAGTACGTGCCGGTTCCCGGCAGGGAAGCGTACCTGAAAACGATCTGCGACGCGTGCCGCGAAAAATGCGAGATGTCCATCCGCATGATAGGCGACCGGGCCGTTAAAATTGAATCATCGAACAGCGGTTGTCCCTTCAGCCAGAACGCGCTCCAGCTTCTGTACCATTCGGAAAGGATCGACGCGCCCCTGAAGAGGACGGGGAAGAAAGGGACTGTGAAGCCTTCGGCCTTCGAAAAGGTGACCTGGGAAGAGGCCCTGACGGCGGTCGCGAAGAAAATGAACAGCCTGGTAGCCGCGAAAAAGGGCGGCCTCATAGCCGGCATCAGCAAGAACGAGAATCTCACCGCCGCGCTCCTCAACAGGCTGATCAAATCGGCCGGCAGCGGCAACTCATACTATGAGCCCTCGCTGGCCTCCCTCTCCCAGGCCGCGCTGGGCGGTTTCGTAGACTACGATTTCAGCAATGCTGATTATATACTGAGCTTCGGCGCCCGCCTCTTTGAAGGCTGGGGAACGGCCTGCGTGATGAACAAAGCCCTCGTCGATATGAAACAGAAAGGCGCGAAGCTGGTCCAGGCCGACGCGGTCTGCACCCGGACGGCCTCTCTGGCCGACCAGTGGCTCCCCGTCAAGCCGGGGACCGAGCTGATCCTTGCGATGGGCATAGCCAACTGTCTCAAGAAGAAAGGCCGGGCTGCCGGCGGCGGCGACTGGATGGCCGTCGTCGACGCGTACACCCCGGATAAGGTCGCGGCCCTTACGGGGCTCAAGGCTAAGCAGATCGAGGACGTGGCCAACGCCTTTGCCGCGGCCAGGAGCCCCATCGCGGTCGCCGGACGCGGCGGCGCCGGCGTTTCCTCGTCGGCCGCGGAGCTCATGGCCGTGTACGCCCTGAACGCCATGGTGGGCGCCCGCGGGGCCCAGCTTAAAAAGATCCAGGGCCTTGGCGAGCCGGCCCTTGGAGCCGATGCGGCTGCGATCCTGAAAGACGCTAAAAAGTTTGCCGGCCTTGACGATTTCATCAAGAACGGCAATTTCGAAATGCTCTTCATAAACGAGGCTGATCCCGTGTACAAGAGCGTATACGGCGCGGACCTTGCCACGAAGATGGAGAAGGCCTTTGTCGTGGGAATCATGCCCCTCCTGAACGACACGGCCATGTATGCCGATTATATCTTCCCGTCCCTGAGCTTCCTCGAGTCCGAAAGCGCGGCCGGCGCGGCCCCGGTGAAGGCCTATGAAAAAGCGATCCATGCCGGGGACGCCATCATCAAGCTGGCCCAGAAGGTCGACGGCGCGAAGGCCAACTTCAACTGGAACGGCTATGTTGATCTGGTCAAGACTTACGGCGGCGCGGCAGGCGCCGGCGCCGTGAACTTTAACGCCAAGGTCCTGAAGGACACCCTCGCGGCACTTGAAAAAACGCTCAAGGCGACCGCGGAATTCCCCGTCGCGCTCATCCCGACGGAAGTGACCTTCGTGGGAGACGGCGACGGATTGGCCTTCCCTTACGTGCTCAAGGCCATCGACGACAAAACCTACTCCGAAGGCAAGCTCTGGGTCATGATAAACAGAGAGACGGCCGATAAGCAGGGCGTCAGCGAAGGAGAGCGGATTGACATCGAATCTTCACGTGGCGAGATCGGCAGCGTCAAGGCCCACCTCACCGATATAGTGGCGCCTGATACGATAGCGATTCCCCTGGGGTTCGGCCACAAGGCCTATACCAAGTACGCGAAGAAGAAAGGCGTCAATCCCAAGGAAATCATGGCGAGTGACATCGATCCCCTGACCGGGGCCGCGAACTGGTGGCTCACCAGGGTCAAAATCAGCTAA
- a CDS encoding diguanylate cyclase, protein MSLRIKVIAAGAVFLVIGLFLYFTLRFTNVENERLGSLVRTTNSIVGEYRDLEKRLAAENRVPAPGDLSGFLESAHRKYRQVALMAVTDRTLSVRLSSKNDRYIHTVDLFEAILKDFTQDKFNITKDNPYVVRYYDEKTARGVEQLRFYVFLTRIGGYRLLVVYPHAVGGTVITRSVLEVSLLVLLIVIITAAAYIMASKKPTQQGSDEGRIIDLSLQGGPPSSGDTALPNETASVVSDGLSGYIHDLFKAINASCDTDAVSLYIFHYSGKLVKTMELTGSTFLRIDSVSFDTIDVDNEAGRELRGGASMVLEEGRTIIIPLVYNEAFLGVVKMTRRDGLQGSQMRDARSAVTGVLKNIHDYIMVNDVMTDAGTGLHSKIYCNLKYNECLKAWSGKGKDFSILYILLCDAFERLGDAEKNGIIKLIGPAAADIIGNDGYLCRHDNYLALIMPDVNARKAKAVERRLKSSLDTFRIKITDDTVVKIDARIGLASSDTASPGEDPAALAMRQVTGSTGP, encoded by the coding sequence ATGTCCCTGAGAATCAAGGTCATTGCGGCGGGGGCCGTTTTCCTGGTCATCGGCCTGTTCCTCTATTTTACGCTTCGCTTCACCAATGTCGAAAACGAGCGGCTCGGTTCGCTCGTAAGGACCACCAACAGCATCGTCGGTGAATACCGCGACCTGGAAAAGCGCCTGGCCGCCGAGAACAGGGTGCCGGCCCCGGGGGACCTTTCCGGCTTTCTCGAATCGGCCCACAGGAAATACCGCCAGGTCGCCCTGATGGCCGTCACGGACAGGACCCTGTCGGTCCGTCTCTCCAGCAAGAATGACCGTTACATACACACCGTCGACCTCTTTGAAGCCATTTTAAAGGATTTCACCCAGGACAAGTTCAACATTACAAAGGACAATCCCTACGTTGTCCGGTATTACGATGAAAAGACGGCGCGAGGCGTGGAGCAGCTCCGGTTCTATGTCTTTCTCACGAGGATCGGCGGATACCGCCTTCTCGTGGTCTATCCCCATGCCGTGGGCGGCACGGTCATCACCAGGTCCGTTCTGGAAGTGTCTCTGCTGGTATTATTGATCGTTATCATTACCGCCGCGGCGTATATAATGGCCTCGAAAAAGCCGACGCAGCAGGGCAGTGACGAAGGCCGAATCATTGACCTGAGCCTCCAGGGCGGCCCCCCGTCCTCCGGCGACACGGCGCTGCCCAATGAAACAGCCAGCGTTGTTTCAGACGGGCTCAGCGGCTACATCCACGATCTCTTCAAGGCCATAAACGCTTCCTGTGACACCGATGCCGTTTCATTGTATATCTTCCATTACTCCGGAAAGCTGGTCAAAACAATGGAGCTTACGGGCAGCACCTTCCTCCGGATCGATTCAGTCAGCTTCGATACCATTGACGTGGACAACGAGGCCGGCCGGGAGCTGCGCGGCGGCGCCTCCATGGTCCTTGAGGAGGGGCGGACGATAATCATACCCCTTGTTTACAATGAAGCGTTCCTGGGGGTCGTGAAGATGACACGGCGGGACGGCCTCCAGGGCAGTCAGATGCGCGATGCCAGGTCGGCCGTGACCGGCGTATTGAAGAACATCCACGATTATATCATGGTCAATGACGTGATGACCGATGCCGGGACCGGTCTTCATAGCAAAATATACTGCAACCTGAAATACAATGAGTGCCTCAAGGCGTGGAGCGGCAAAGGCAAGGATTTCTCCATCCTTTATATCCTGCTCTGTGACGCCTTTGAACGGCTCGGGGACGCGGAGAAGAACGGCATTATCAAGCTGATCGGGCCGGCCGCGGCTGATATCATCGGCAATGACGGATACCTGTGCCGTCATGACAATTATCTCGCCCTCATCATGCCTGATGTCAACGCGCGGAAAGCAAAGGCAGTGGAGAGGCGCCTGAAAAGTTCACTGGATACGTTCCGGATCAAGATTACCGATGATACGGTCGTGAAGATCGATGCCAGGATCGGCCTTGCGTCATCAGATACCGCCAGCCCGGGGGAGGATCCTGCCGCCCTGGCGATGCGGCAGGTGACCGGATCGACAGGCCCATGA